One window of Myripristis murdjan chromosome 8, fMyrMur1.1, whole genome shotgun sequence genomic DNA carries:
- the emp2 gene encoding epithelial membrane protein 2 produces the protein MLIILAFIILFHVASAILLFVATIHNAWWVVTPPGAAVIYSDLWYSCNATCFPVERSHTADAAYLQAVQATMILASILCCVGFFVFILQLFRLKQGERFVFTAIIQLLASLCVMIAASIYTAQRDTFHVDSIKSGSYGASYILAWVSFPMTLISGLMYLVLRKRK, from the exons ATGTTGATTATCTTAgccttcatcatcctcttccaCGTGGCTTCAGCCATCCTCCTCTTCGTTGCCACCATACACAAT gcaTGGTGGGTGGTGACACCACCAGGAGCCGCTGTGATCTACTCTGACCTGTGGTACTCCTGTAATGCCACCTGCTTCCCTGTGGAGAGGAGCCATACTGCCGATGCAG CCTATCTGCAAGCGGTCCAGGCTACTATGATCCTGGCCAGCATCTTGTGCTGCGTCGGCTTCTTCGTCTTCATCCTTCAGCTCTTCAGGCTGAAACAGGGAGAGCGATTCGTTTTCACTGCCATCATCCAGCTACTGGCTT ctctgtgtgtgatgATCGCAGCATCCATCTACACAGCCCAGAGGGACACCTTCCATGTGGACAGTATTAAGAGTGGCTCCTATGGCGCGTCCTACATCCTGGCCTGGGTCAGCTTCCCCATGACTCTCATCAGCGGCCTCATGTACCTGGTGCTCCGGAAGCGCAAATAG